The DNA segment TGTATCCGATATATCCGCGGTCGATTCGCTCATATCTCCTGAAACAGACACGACCGCAAAAGAGTTCGCTGCCCGCTATCAAACGCTGTAATCGGTGGATTGAGCCCCCTCCTTGATCGACCGCGGTTGTCGCACCGTCCCTGTATGAAAAAGCCTATTCGCGCCACCGCAGAACTCGGGATATGATCGGTGTCGTCGGCGGTGGGATCGCCGGCCTCGCGGCCGCCTATCGCCTCCAGCAGCGCGGCCACGAGGTCCGGGTCTTCGAGGCGAGCGAGCAGCTGGGCGGGCTCGCGGCCACCTACGAGACCGCGGGCGATCCCATCGAGAAGTACTATCATCATCTCTCGAAATCCGAGGGGACGATCCTCGAACTCGCCGCGGAGCTCGGCGTCGAGATCGAGTGGCGCTACAAGTCCGACGCCTTCTACGTCGAGGGGCAGGTCCACCCGATGGACAAACCCTGGGAGATCCTCGCCTACCCGCATCTGAGCTTTTACGACAAGTTCCGGCTGGGGATGCTCGTCAGCGAGATCGACGTCCGCGGCTGGAAACCGCGGACGGATACCTACGAGAACCTCGAAGACTTCGAGGACGTCCCCATCAAGGAGTTCCTGCTCGAACACACCACCCGCGGAGTCTACGAGTACTTCTGGGAACCGCTGCTCGACGCCAAATTCGGCTCCCGGAAGGAGGACGTTTCGGCGGCCTGGCTGCTGGGGCGGGTCAAGTTCCGCGGGGAGCGTGACCTCCTGCGTGGCGAGCAACTGGGCTACGTCGAGGGGAGTTTTGGCCGCCTGCTTGACGCACTGGTCGAGGCCGTCGGCCGCGAGAACATCACGACCGGCGCACGCGTCACCGATCTGGCGACCAGCGACGGCACCGTTGACTCGCTGACCATCGAAACTGACGACGGCACGGCCACCCACGTGGTTGACGCGGCCGTCGTCGCCGCGATGCCGAACGTCCTCGAAGACTTGACGGGCTATCCCTGCGAGATCGACTTCCAGGGCACCGTCTGTGGGGTCCTCTCGCTCGAGGAGTCGCTGACCGACACCTACTGGCTGAATCTCATCGACGACGCTCCCTTCGGCGTCCTCATCGAGCACACGAACTTCATTCCCGAGGAGCGCTACGGCGGCGAGCACCTCTACTACCTGGCGAGTTACGTCCAGGACTACGACGAGCAGCTGTGGCAGGCAAGCGACGACGAGGTCGAACAGCTGTGGCTCGACGGCGTCGCCGGCCTGTTCCCGCAGTTTGACCGGGAGTCGGTCAACTGGCTGGAGATCGCTCGCAATCCTCGGACGGCCCCCGTCTACGAGCGCGGCTATCTCGATATGGTCGTGCCCTACGATCTGGGCGAGGAAATCGCCGAGGGCGTCTACTACGCCGGGATGGCCTCGCGGGCGCAGTACCCCGAACGCTCGCTCGACGGCGCGATCGAGGCCGGCTACGCGTGTGCGGACCTGATTGAGGAGTAACTCATCCTTCGATCTTTTCCTCGTCTACACCCGGCGCGGCCTCGACGTCGACCTCGTCGGGTTCCTCGCCGCCCCCGACCACGAGTTCGCCGTCGCCGGTCTCGACGTAGACGTCGTCGGCGAACCCGCCCTCGGCGTAGGGGTGCTCGGGTTCCTCGAGTCGCTCGGGCGTCGACGGGGCGCTCGGGAGCCCGTCCTCGGGTGTGAATTCCCCGAGCGGATCCTCGATCGCGATGTCGTGAGATTCGAAGAACTCGGCGTAGCGATCGTAATGCACGTCGAGTTCGTCGCTGGGGAACTCCATCATCTCGGTCCAGCCGTGGTTGTAGAAGGCGAAGTTGGCCTGGATGTGGGTGATCTCGCGGGCCTCGGCTTCGGGATAGCTGTCCTCTAGGGCGGCGACGTAGGTGTCCATCGTCGCCTCGAAGAAGGCGTCGAGGTACTCGCGGCGGTCGTCCCTGTGGTCTTCGGCGGCCCGATCCAGGAAGACAGACGTGTGGATGTCGACGAGTTTGTCGATGGCGTACTCGCCGACGACGGGCATGGTCAGCGCCTGTTTGGCGGCCCAGTGGCGGACGTTCTGCTGGATCTTCATCGACGCCGGATACGGACTGTATCCCCTTGAACGCGGCGTCTCCGGCAGGTCAGGCGCGCTGATTCGGTCCGGCCCCGACGCCCGGCGAGAAGCCGATCGCCGCGAGCAGTGTCCCGACGACGACGTACAGCAGCAGCGACAATCCGGTTACGAGCTCGCCACTGAACACCAGCCAGCCGGCGAGGGCGAGACTGCCGACGACGAGTGTCATGCCGAGCGCGATCAGCCGTCGGCTGAATCGGTCCAACCCGCTCATCTGTTTGATCGTGTCGCGCATGCCTTCCGATACGAGCGCGAGACTGAAGAACGTTTGTACACGCAGTATCTTCCTGTATTTATCATGCTATAGCTCTCTTTCGGTCGACACCGGATCTGACCACAGCGACGGTGACGAAGGGTTCTCCGGCCTGCCAGGTATGGGATCTGGGAGATAACAACCCACATTAATGCTCGACCCGAACGAGAGTGCATGACCACGTCGCACGTGATCCTCGGCGACGGCATCGCGGGGAGTTCGGCGGCCGAGACGATCCGAGAGACGGATCCGGACGCCGACGTCACCGTCATCACCGAAGAGGGTGAGGCGCTGTACAACCGGATCCTGATCAAGGAGTTCGCCAAGGGCAAGTTGCCCGAAGCACCGGTGTCGATCCACGAGCCCGGCTGGTACGACGACCGGGATATCGACCTCGAACTGAACACGCACGTCACCGGCGTCGATACCGCGGACAAGGTCGTCCATACCTACGACAGCGGCACGTATGGCTACGACAAGCTGCTGATCGCCACGGGGGGGACGCCGA comes from the Halapricum desulfuricans genome and includes:
- a CDS encoding NAD(P)/FAD-dependent oxidoreductase; the protein is MIGVVGGGIAGLAAAYRLQQRGHEVRVFEASEQLGGLAATYETAGDPIEKYYHHLSKSEGTILELAAELGVEIEWRYKSDAFYVEGQVHPMDKPWEILAYPHLSFYDKFRLGMLVSEIDVRGWKPRTDTYENLEDFEDVPIKEFLLEHTTRGVYEYFWEPLLDAKFGSRKEDVSAAWLLGRVKFRGERDLLRGEQLGYVEGSFGRLLDALVEAVGRENITTGARVTDLATSDGTVDSLTIETDDGTATHVVDAAVVAAMPNVLEDLTGYPCEIDFQGTVCGVLSLEESLTDTYWLNLIDDAPFGVLIEHTNFIPEERYGGEHLYYLASYVQDYDEQLWQASDDEVEQLWLDGVAGLFPQFDRESVNWLEIARNPRTAPVYERGYLDMVVPYDLGEEIAEGVYYAGMASRAQYPERSLDGAIEAGYACADLIEE
- a CDS encoding DUF6149 family protein, with protein sequence MKIQQNVRHWAAKQALTMPVVGEYAIDKLVDIHTSVFLDRAAEDHRDDRREYLDAFFEATMDTYVAALEDSYPEAEAREITHIQANFAFYNHGWTEMMEFPSDELDVHYDRYAEFFESHDIAIEDPLGEFTPEDGLPSAPSTPERLEEPEHPYAEGGFADDVYVETGDGELVVGGGEEPDEVDVEAAPGVDEEKIEG